Proteins co-encoded in one Polaromonas vacuolata genomic window:
- a CDS encoding OFA family MFS transporter, whose amino-acid sequence MSGILDKEHIIAGPGFNRWLVPPAALAIHLCIGMAYGFSVFWLPLSKALGVKDAIKCGPDIGFFQELFSTGCDWKISTLGWMYTLFFVLLGTSAATWGGWLERAGPRKAGVVAAFCWCGGMLVSALGVYLHQFWLMLLGSGVIGGIGLGLGYISPVSTLIKWFPDKRGMATGMAIMGFGGGAMIGSPLAADLMKYFASPTSVGVVQTFVVMALLYFVFMMAGAFGYRVPETGWKPAGWTAPDAADNAMITQQHVHVSKVWGIPQFWLIWMVLCMNVSAGIGVIGMASPMLQEVFGGALIGVNQKFGALDKSQLAAIATVAAGFTALLSLFNIGGRFFWASLSDKLGRKLTYVVFFVLGGALYFSIPGSAAAGSIVLFVAAFCVILSMYGGGFATVPAYLADIFGTQMVGAIHGRLLTAWATAGILGPVIVNYMREYQIGLGLPREQVYNQTMFILSGLLVVGLICNALVRPLNPKWFMSDEELAHEKRLAHEKAIASQVTGSDSIGQDTTSSSLVVLAWLAVGLPLAWGVYRTLQSVAKFFA is encoded by the coding sequence ATGTCAGGAATTTTGGATAAAGAACACATCATTGCCGGGCCCGGCTTTAACCGCTGGCTGGTGCCACCGGCGGCGTTAGCGATTCATTTATGCATAGGCATGGCGTATGGATTCTCAGTTTTTTGGCTACCGCTGTCCAAAGCGCTAGGCGTTAAAGACGCGATTAAATGCGGCCCTGACATAGGTTTTTTCCAAGAACTTTTTAGCACTGGTTGCGACTGGAAAATCTCTACGTTGGGCTGGATGTACACCTTGTTTTTTGTGCTCTTGGGCACATCGGCGGCCACTTGGGGCGGTTGGCTTGAACGCGCTGGACCGCGCAAAGCCGGTGTAGTTGCCGCTTTTTGCTGGTGTGGCGGCATGCTGGTCTCGGCGCTCGGGGTTTATCTGCACCAGTTCTGGTTGATGCTGTTGGGCTCTGGCGTGATTGGCGGTATTGGTTTGGGACTGGGCTATATCTCGCCGGTATCTACCTTGATTAAATGGTTTCCGGATAAGCGCGGCATGGCTACCGGCATGGCCATCATGGGCTTTGGCGGCGGTGCCATGATTGGCTCACCTTTAGCCGCTGACCTGATGAAATACTTTGCCAGCCCGACTAGCGTGGGTGTGGTGCAGACTTTTGTGGTTATGGCTTTGCTTTATTTTGTCTTCATGATGGCCGGCGCTTTTGGTTACCGCGTGCCTGAAACGGGATGGAAACCAGCAGGCTGGACAGCCCCTGATGCAGCTGACAACGCCATGATTACCCAGCAACACGTGCATGTCAGCAAGGTCTGGGGCATTCCCCAGTTTTGGCTGATCTGGATGGTGTTGTGCATGAATGTGAGTGCCGGCATTGGCGTGATCGGCATGGCTTCGCCCATGCTGCAAGAAGTTTTTGGCGGCGCCTTAATTGGTGTGAACCAGAAATTTGGCGCGTTGGATAAAAGCCAGCTTGCCGCCATCGCAACCGTGGCCGCAGGCTTTACAGCGCTGCTCAGTTTATTCAATATTGGGGGACGATTTTTCTGGGCCAGTTTGTCTGACAAGCTAGGCCGCAAGCTCACCTATGTGGTGTTTTTTGTGCTTGGCGGTGCTTTGTATTTCAGCATTCCGGGCAGCGCTGCGGCTGGCAGCATTGTTTTATTCGTCGCCGCTTTTTGTGTCATTTTGAGTATGTACGGCGGCGGCTTTGCCACCGTACCGGCTTATCTTGCGGATATCTTTGGCACGCAAATGGTGGGCGCTATTCACGGCCGCTTGCTGACCGCTTGGGCGACGGCGGGCATTCTCGGCCCGGTGATTGTTAACTACATGCGCGAGTATCAAATCGGTCTGGGTTTGCCGCGAGAGCAAGTCTATAACCAGACCATGTTTATTTTGTCTGGCTTGCTGGTTGTGGGTTTGATCTGTAACGCACTGGTGCGACCACTCAACCCCAAGTGGTTTATGTCGGACGAAGAACTGGCACACGAAAAACGGCTGGCGCATGAAAAGGCCATTGCATCGCAAGTCACAGGCAGTGACTCAATCGGGCAAGATACAACTAGTTCTTCTCTTGTCGTTTTGGCTTGGTTGGCCGTTGGTCTACCGCTAGCTTGGGGCGTTTACCGAACCTTGCAAAGTGTTGCTAAATTCTTTGCTTGA
- a CDS encoding DUF3306 domain-containing protein: MAERDPSQDSEASSGFLGRWARRKNDVRQGREPAPEAPQKVITAVAPVSATSGKKSADLAAQTATNEKSKASEAVAPVEVVKPEPLTLQDAELLNRESDYTPFMARSVTPDVRNAAMKKLFTDPHFNVMDGLDIYIDDYSITSPMPASMLRQLASTKFLNFFADEEESAKPLASEPTAMNQEIEKIAPATPSELPNRHDNLDPLPAVPTAASTESGAIATPLPPATTAQPITSQHGQPDASQTDHDNLDLRLQPDHAATVQKLGHGT, from the coding sequence GTGGCTGAGCGCGATCCCAGTCAAGACAGCGAAGCTAGCAGTGGTTTTTTAGGCCGCTGGGCAAGACGCAAAAATGATGTGCGACAAGGCCGGGAACCCGCGCCTGAAGCGCCGCAAAAAGTCATTACTGCAGTCGCTCCAGTGTCCGCAACCAGCGGAAAAAAATCCGCTGACCTTGCAGCCCAAACCGCGACTAATGAAAAGTCAAAAGCCTCTGAAGCGGTGGCGCCGGTTGAGGTTGTAAAGCCCGAGCCACTGACGCTGCAAGACGCTGAGCTACTCAATCGCGAGTCCGACTACACACCTTTCATGGCTCGCAGCGTGACGCCAGATGTGCGCAACGCCGCGATGAAAAAACTTTTTACCGATCCGCATTTCAATGTGATGGATGGTTTAGATATTTATATCGACGACTACTCGATTACCTCGCCCATGCCGGCTTCCATGCTGCGCCAGCTGGCCAGCACAAAGTTTCTCAATTTTTTTGCGGACGAGGAAGAAAGCGCCAAGCCACTCGCTTCAGAGCCAACGGCTATGAATCAAGAAATTGAAAAAATTGCACCGGCTACACCGTCAGAGCTGCCAAACAGGCACGACAATCTAGACCCGCTACCAGCTGTCCCGACGGCGGCAAGTACAGAATCTGGCGCAATCGCTACACCACTACCACCAGCTACCACAGCTCAACCGATAACAAGCCAGCACGGTCAACCCGATGCCAGCCAGACAGACCATGACAACCTTGATTTGCGATTGCAACCAGACCATGCCGCTACAGTCCAAAAGCTTGGGCACGGCACTTAA
- the fdhF gene encoding formate dehydrogenase subunit alpha: protein MNAPAQTTSPSAQRAKALPPIKPQAIHFTLDGNAITAFDGESIFNAAKRSGVDIPHLCYKDGYRADGNCRSCVVEIDGERTLAPSCCRNPTTGMKVQTSSERALKSQKMVLEMLLSDMPDVGYKWNDDNAEQDLNAAVGQHGELSDWAAKLSVTVRPELKALRREQPKADFSHPAMAVNLDACIQCNRCVRACREEQVNDVIGMAMRGAHSEIVFDLGDDMGDSTCVACGECVQACPTGALMPKTLVGSQIVDKKVDSVCPFCGVGCLLTYKVKDNIIVGVDGRDGPANHSRLCVKGRYGFDYASSPQRLTRPLIRKAGVGKNPEDLINLNRDTADWSAVFREASWEEALALTGTTLAGLRDTHGKKTLAGFGSAKGSNEEAYLFQKLVRTGFGSNNVDHCTRLCHASSVAALLEGVGSGAVSNQVNDVEHAEMIFVIGSNPTGNHPVAATWMKNAAKRGAKIVLADPRVTDLGKHAWRALQFKADTDVAMLNALIHTIIDEGLADVDFIAKRASNYEALRENVKAYSPEAMAPICGIPAQTLREVAREFAKAKGAMVLWGMGISQHVHGTDNARCLIALVTVTGQIGKPGSGLHPLRGQNNVQGASDAGLIPMMFPNYQRVDNKSAHQWFEKFWDTKLDEKPGYTVVEIMHKILAPDSDPHKIRGMYIMGENPAMSDPDLNHARHALVSLEHLVVQDIFMTETAWLADVVLPATAWPEKTGTVSNTDRMLQMGHQAVLPPGGAKPDLWIIQQLAQRMGLNWHYAGANEGVAAVYEEMRQAMHGVIAGISWERLERESSVTYPCMSADDPGQPTVFIDRFDTLDGRVNLVPADIIPADERPDQDFPFVLITGRQLEHWHTGSMTRRASVLDAIEPIATASLCGADMATFGLETGDVITITSRRGEVAIHVRRDDGTPQGAVFMPFAYYEAAANLMTNSALDPYGKIPEFKYCAVSLRRGGQAAVLGGYGRET, encoded by the coding sequence ATGAACGCGCCCGCACAAACCACCTCGCCAAGCGCACAGCGCGCAAAAGCGCTGCCGCCAATTAAACCGCAAGCGATTCATTTCACACTGGATGGCAACGCGATTACTGCTTTTGACGGCGAGAGTATTTTCAACGCCGCCAAACGCAGCGGTGTCGATATCCCACATCTTTGCTACAAGGATGGTTACCGCGCCGACGGTAATTGCCGCTCATGTGTTGTGGAGATCGATGGCGAGCGCACTTTGGCGCCGAGTTGCTGCCGCAACCCGACGACCGGCATGAAGGTGCAAACCAGTAGCGAGCGCGCGCTGAAAAGTCAAAAAATGGTGTTGGAGATGCTGCTCTCTGACATGCCTGACGTCGGCTATAAATGGAATGACGACAATGCCGAGCAAGACCTAAATGCAGCTGTCGGCCAACACGGCGAGCTAAGCGATTGGGCCGCCAAACTTTCAGTCACGGTGAGACCCGAACTCAAAGCCTTGCGCCGCGAGCAACCCAAGGCCGATTTTTCACACCCGGCTATGGCGGTTAATCTCGATGCTTGCATTCAATGCAACCGCTGTGTGCGTGCCTGCCGCGAAGAACAAGTTAACGACGTGATTGGCATGGCCATGCGCGGCGCGCACAGCGAGATTGTGTTCGACTTGGGCGACGACATGGGGGACAGCACTTGCGTCGCTTGCGGCGAATGCGTGCAAGCGTGTCCTACCGGTGCGCTCATGCCCAAGACGCTGGTGGGCAGTCAAATCGTGGATAAAAAAGTGGACTCGGTTTGTCCGTTTTGCGGTGTCGGCTGCTTGCTCACTTACAAGGTCAAAGACAACATCATCGTCGGCGTCGATGGCCGCGATGGCCCGGCTAATCACAGCCGCTTGTGCGTCAAAGGTCGCTACGGTTTTGACTATGCCAGCAGCCCGCAGCGACTGACGCGGCCCCTTATTCGCAAAGCCGGTGTGGGGAAAAACCCAGAAGATTTAATCAATCTCAACCGTGACACCGCAGACTGGTCGGCCGTGTTTCGGGAAGCCAGTTGGGAAGAAGCTTTGGCACTGACCGGCACTACGTTGGCGGGTTTGCGAGACACGCACGGCAAAAAAACATTGGCTGGTTTTGGTTCGGCCAAAGGCAGTAATGAAGAAGCTTATCTATTCCAAAAATTGGTGCGTACCGGTTTTGGCAGCAATAACGTAGACCACTGCACACGGTTGTGCCACGCTTCTAGCGTTGCCGCCTTGCTTGAAGGCGTGGGCTCTGGCGCGGTGAGCAATCAGGTCAACGATGTCGAGCATGCTGAGATGATTTTCGTGATTGGTTCCAACCCCACCGGTAACCACCCAGTGGCGGCAACTTGGATGAAAAACGCCGCCAAGCGCGGCGCGAAAATCGTGCTCGCCGACCCACGCGTGACCGATCTTGGAAAACATGCTTGGCGCGCTTTGCAATTCAAGGCTGACACTGACGTGGCCATGCTCAATGCACTGATTCACACCATCATTGATGAAGGTTTGGCTGACGTTGATTTCATTGCCAAACGCGCTAGTAATTACGAAGCGCTGCGTGAGAATGTCAAAGCCTATAGTCCCGAAGCCATGGCGCCGATTTGCGGCATACCGGCGCAAACTCTGCGTGAAGTGGCGCGTGAGTTCGCCAAGGCCAAGGGCGCGATGGTGCTCTGGGGAATGGGTATTAGCCAGCACGTGCACGGCACTGATAACGCACGCTGCCTGATTGCGCTGGTCACGGTGACCGGTCAAATCGGCAAGCCCGGCTCAGGTCTGCATCCGCTGCGGGGTCAGAACAATGTGCAAGGCGCTAGCGATGCGGGTTTAATTCCCATGATGTTCCCTAACTACCAGCGCGTGGACAATAAGTCTGCGCACCAGTGGTTTGAGAAATTTTGGGATACCAAGCTGGACGAAAAACCCGGCTACACGGTGGTCGAAATCATGCATAAAATTTTGGCGCCGGATAGCGATCCGCACAAAATTCGCGGCATGTACATCATGGGTGAAAATCCGGCCATGAGTGACCCCGACCTGAATCATGCGCGCCACGCATTGGTCAGTCTTGAACATCTGGTGGTGCAAGATATTTTCATGACCGAAACCGCTTGGTTAGCTGACGTCGTGCTGCCCGCTACTGCTTGGCCAGAAAAGACCGGCACTGTCAGCAACACCGACCGTATGCTGCAAATGGGCCACCAAGCCGTGCTGCCGCCGGGAGGCGCCAAACCTGATTTATGGATTATTCAGCAACTCGCACAGCGCATGGGTTTGAACTGGCATTACGCCGGTGCTAACGAGGGCGTAGCAGCGGTGTATGAAGAAATGCGTCAAGCCATGCACGGTGTGATTGCGGGCATTAGCTGGGAGCGATTAGAGCGCGAATCTAGCGTGACCTATCCCTGTATGAGTGCGGATGATCCCGGCCAACCCACGGTTTTCATAGACCGATTTGACACGCTGGACGGGCGCGTTAATTTAGTCCCTGCCGACATCATTCCAGCCGATGAAAGGCCAGACCAAGACTTTCCGTTTGTACTGATTACTGGCCGGCAACTTGAGCATTGGCACACCGGCAGCATGACGCGGCGCGCCAGCGTCTTAGATGCGATAGAGCCGATTGCCACAGCTTCGCTGTGCGGTGCGGACATGGCGACTTTCGGTCTTGAGACTGGTGATGTGATCACGATTACATCCCGCCGCGGCGAGGTCGCTATTCATGTGCGGCGCGACGACGGTACGCCGCAAGGCGCGGTGTTCATGCCTTTTGCCTATTACGAGGCAGCGGCTAATTTAATGACTAATTCAGCGCTTGATCCGTACGGGAAAATCCCTGAATTTAAATACTGCGCAGTATCGCTGCGGCGTGGCGGTCAGGCTGCTGTTTTGGGCGGTTATGGGCGTGAGACGTAA
- a CDS encoding DUF3305 domain-containing protein: MSEFLMHSPDTDSNVRRPGLRAAVVMRREYIGNQWQPWRWNLSDVVPNEAAFGDKPRLLIKDEQQECWLHPNFLVELSLGDAEGYYLNVTTDHPCFWVVWRMEEEALLADEPLAVPQIVTLSYHDAGRWLDAQENVEQVAAPAEVVFWLKDFVAQHHVLEPKRRQRPQSFKSLQDRFGSPARVSTDKFRGGGGRG, encoded by the coding sequence ATGTCTGAGTTTTTGATGCACTCCCCCGATACCGATAGCAACGTACGCAGGCCTGGCCTGCGAGCAGCAGTTGTCATGCGCCGAGAATATATTGGTAACCAGTGGCAACCTTGGCGTTGGAATCTTTCTGATGTTGTTCCGAATGAAGCCGCGTTCGGTGACAAGCCTCGCTTGCTGATAAAAGACGAGCAGCAAGAGTGCTGGCTTCATCCCAATTTTTTAGTCGAATTGTCTTTGGGCGACGCTGAAGGCTACTACCTGAATGTGACGACTGATCATCCCTGTTTTTGGGTCGTCTGGCGCATGGAAGAAGAAGCCTTGCTGGCCGACGAGCCTTTGGCCGTGCCGCAAATCGTGACGTTAAGTTATCACGATGCTGGTCGTTGGCTAGATGCGCAAGAAAATGTAGAGCAAGTTGCAGCGCCTGCTGAGGTCGTTTTTTGGTTGAAAGATTTTGTAGCCCAACACCATGTACTAGAACCCAAGCGCCGTCAGCGGCCGCAAAGTTTTAAATCATTGCAAGACCGTTTTGGTAGTCCTGCCCGCGTGAGCACGGACAAGTTTCGCGGCGGTGGTGGTCGTGGCTGA
- a CDS encoding NADH-ubiquinone oxidoreductase-F iron-sulfur binding region domain-containing protein, with protein sequence MTSPEPQAVSPFSVIATVDDLRKSIRQKSKLKGRQSDDVSISEVRDLIGDAPAEGHPRDLLIEYLHLLNDAWRGLHDRHLVALAKEMNIPMAEVYEVATFYHHFEVLKGDAKAPGLTVRVCNGLPCEMAGAENILARLPVLLGNPDVRVIAAPCIGRCDQAPAVAVHQTVIAYATPELVMAEIKQPNKNLPASSEKLNFSASDFTEKSLIVPSHGGPADYVGYQAYREAGGYSIAAALVNCEEDSDPVLKAMEDSGLRGLGGAGFPAGRKWRIVQAFPGPRLMAVNIDEGEPGTFKDRSYLERDPHRFLEGLLIAAQVVGIRTCYIYLRDEYHDCRAMLEKELELLRADPPCELPRIELRRGAGAYICGEESAMIESLEGKRGLPRMRPPYIAEVGLFGLPTLEHNFETLYWVRDIVEKGPEWFSSFGRNGRKGLRSFSVSGRVKQPGVKLAPAGITVQELVDEYCGGMQDGHNFYAYLPGGASGGILPASLNQIPLDFDTLQPYGCFIGSAAIIVLGHQDKARDAALNMMRFFEHESCGQCTPCRVGTSKAARLMQADAWDNDTLDDLSQVMVDASICGLGQAAPNPVRSIQKYFPHEIGVL encoded by the coding sequence ATGACTTCTCCTGAACCCCAAGCTGTATCCCCATTTAGCGTGATTGCGACAGTCGACGATTTACGCAAAAGTATTCGCCAAAAAAGCAAACTTAAAGGTCGGCAAAGTGACGACGTTTCAATCAGTGAGGTGCGCGACTTGATAGGCGATGCGCCTGCCGAAGGACACCCGCGCGATTTGCTGATTGAGTATTTGCATTTGCTCAACGACGCATGGCGCGGTCTGCACGACAGACATCTGGTGGCGCTGGCAAAAGAGATGAATATCCCTATGGCCGAGGTCTATGAGGTGGCGACTTTCTACCATCACTTTGAAGTGCTCAAAGGCGATGCCAAAGCCCCAGGCCTAACGGTTCGCGTTTGCAACGGTCTGCCTTGTGAGATGGCTGGCGCAGAAAATATTCTGGCGCGTTTGCCAGTCTTGCTGGGCAACCCTGATGTGCGTGTTATTGCCGCGCCTTGCATTGGCCGTTGCGATCAAGCGCCCGCCGTTGCCGTGCATCAAACTGTGATTGCATATGCCACGCCCGAGTTGGTGATGGCCGAAATAAAACAGCCAAATAAAAATTTGCCAGCATCAAGCGAGAAACTTAATTTTTCTGCCTCTGACTTCACTGAAAAAAGTTTGATCGTACCAAGCCATGGCGGCCCGGCAGACTATGTCGGGTATCAAGCCTATCGTGAGGCGGGTGGTTACTCGATCGCCGCCGCACTGGTGAACTGCGAGGAAGACAGCGACCCGGTATTAAAAGCCATGGAAGACTCAGGCTTGCGCGGTTTAGGCGGTGCGGGTTTTCCAGCTGGCCGAAAATGGCGCATCGTGCAGGCCTTCCCTGGTCCGCGCCTGATGGCGGTCAATATCGACGAGGGTGAGCCCGGCACTTTTAAAGACCGCAGTTACTTAGAGCGCGACCCACATCGTTTTCTCGAAGGCTTGTTAATTGCAGCGCAAGTCGTTGGCATTCGAACTTGCTACATCTATTTGCGCGATGAATACCATGACTGCCGCGCGATGTTGGAAAAAGAGCTTGAACTGCTGCGCGCTGATCCGCCTTGTGAATTGCCGCGCATAGAACTGCGCCGCGGCGCCGGCGCTTATATCTGCGGTGAAGAGTCGGCCATGATTGAAAGTTTGGAAGGCAAACGCGGATTGCCGCGTATGCGGCCTCCGTATATTGCTGAAGTCGGTTTGTTTGGTTTACCCACGCTAGAACACAACTTTGAAACTTTGTATTGGGTGCGCGATATTGTGGAAAAAGGCCCAGAGTGGTTTTCCAGTTTTGGTCGCAACGGCCGCAAAGGCTTGCGCAGTTTCAGCGTCAGTGGACGCGTCAAGCAGCCAGGCGTAAAGCTCGCGCCGGCTGGTATTACGGTGCAAGAATTGGTCGATGAATATTGCGGCGGTATGCAAGACGGTCACAATTTTTATGCCTATCTGCCCGGCGGTGCGTCGGGCGGTATTTTGCCCGCCAGCCTGAATCAAATCCCGCTCGACTTCGACACGCTGCAACCTTATGGCTGCTTTATTGGTTCGGCCGCTATTATTGTTTTGGGCCATCAAGACAAAGCCCGCGATGCCGCGCTCAATATGATGCGTTTTTTCGAACACGAGAGCTGCGGCCAATGCACGCCTTGCCGCGTTGGCACCAGCAAAGCGGCGCGCTTAATGCAAGCTGATGCGTGGGATAACGACACGCTAGACGACTTGAGCCAAGTTATGGTGGATGCGTCCATCTGCGGCCTAGGTCAGGCTGCGCCCAACCCTGTGCGCAGCATTCAAAAATATTTCCCGCATGAAATTGGAGTGCTATGA
- the apbC gene encoding iron-sulfur cluster carrier protein ApbC encodes MALDQPIVLQALQTVLDPNTGKDFVSTRALKNLQITGADVSFDVELAYPAKSQIAAIRQSLIVAAKGVAGVGNVSVNVSFKIASHSVQRGVQLLPNVKNIIAVASGKGGVGKSTTAVNLALALAAEGASVGLLDADIYGPSQPMMMGIEGRPESVDGKNMEPMENYGIQVMSIGFLVAQDEAMIWRGPMATQALEQLLRQTNWKDLDYLIVDMPPGTGDIQLTLSQRVPLTGAVIVTTPQDIALLDARKGIKMFEKVGVPILGIVENMAVHVCSKCGHTEHIFGADGGKNMAAEYNMDHLGALPLDMQIRLNADNGRPTVVADPDGSIAAIYKAVARKLAITVAAKAKDFSAKFPSITISKNT; translated from the coding sequence ATGGCTTTAGACCAACCAATCGTTTTGCAAGCCTTGCAAACAGTGCTAGACCCCAACACCGGCAAAGACTTTGTCAGCACCCGGGCGTTAAAAAACCTGCAAATCACCGGTGCTGATGTGTCGTTTGACGTCGAGCTGGCCTACCCCGCCAAAAGCCAAATAGCCGCGATTCGCCAAAGCCTTATCGTGGCCGCTAAGGGCGTCGCCGGCGTCGGCAATGTCTCTGTCAATGTGAGCTTTAAGATCGCCAGCCACAGCGTGCAGCGCGGCGTGCAGTTGCTGCCAAATGTTAAAAACATCATCGCCGTTGCGTCGGGCAAAGGTGGCGTGGGCAAAAGCACCACTGCGGTTAATTTGGCACTGGCACTGGCTGCCGAGGGCGCTAGCGTGGGTTTACTCGACGCCGATATTTACGGCCCTAGCCAGCCCATGATGATGGGTATTGAAGGCCGACCCGAAAGCGTGGACGGCAAGAACATGGAGCCGATGGAGAACTACGGCATTCAAGTGATGTCGATAGGCTTTTTGGTGGCTCAAGACGAAGCCATGATTTGGCGCGGCCCGATGGCCACTCAAGCGCTAGAGCAATTGCTGCGCCAGACCAATTGGAAAGATTTGGACTACCTGATCGTCGACATGCCGCCAGGCACCGGAGACATTCAACTCACCCTGAGCCAGCGCGTGCCGCTGACCGGTGCGGTGATCGTCACCACGCCGCAAGACATCGCGCTGCTTGACGCCAGAAAAGGCATCAAGATGTTCGAAAAAGTCGGTGTTCCGATTCTGGGCATTGTTGAGAATATGGCGGTCCACGTGTGCTCTAAGTGTGGTCACACAGAGCATATTTTTGGCGCAGACGGCGGTAAAAATATGGCCGCTGAATACAACATGGATCACCTAGGTGCGCTGCCATTAGATATGCAAATTCGACTCAACGCCGACAACGGTCGGCCGACTGTGGTGGCCGATCCAGACGGCAGCATTGCGGCAATTTACAAAGCTGTGGCGCGCAAATTAGCCATTACTGTGGCGGCAAAAGCCAAAGATTTTTCAGCTAAATTTCCTAGCATCACGATTTCTAAAAATACATAA